GCACTGAGGCGCTCCAAGGGTTGCTCGGCGCAGCCCAGTTTCACCTGGGCCAGCACCAGCAGGTATTCCAGGCGCGGAATCAGTTCCAGGGTGGCTGGCGGCGCTTGTTTGGCCTGGGGTCCACGGAAATGGCGCAGCACGCGACGCACCGCTTCCACGGTCAATTCGGCGCGGCCCTGCTGCAACCAGAAATGCCCGCTGACCAACAGCAGCACCGCGCGGTACACGGTATCTGGCACCTGGCGTTGCTGCATCAGCCGCTCGGCCTCGCGCAACTGGATAAACGCCTGGGCGTAATCGCCCCGGTTGGCGGCCAGCAACGCCAGGCCGAGAAACCCGTACAGCACGCGTTTATCCTGGCTGTGCAGGCACATCTTCAAACCAGTCTCGAAACACTCGGCGGCCAGGCTGTCTTGGCCCTGGCGCAAGGCCAGGTGCCCGCGTCGCAAGGCAATGCGCCCCACCAGTGGCCCGGCCTTGAGCCGCTGCTGGAGCAACATCGCCTGCACCGTTTCCAGCAGGCTTTGCGCCCGATACGGGGCACCGCGCTGTTCCAGCAATTGCGCGTGATCGAGCTCCAGCAACGCCTCCAGCAGCAACGAACCATGGGCGCGTGCCAGGCACAGCGCGTCACGGCTCAAGCCTTGGGCCACATCCAGCTCACCGCGCAGCAGGGCTTGTTGGGTCAGGCCCGACAAGCACATCAGCCGCGACGTCCAGGCGCTGTCGGGCAAGGCTTGCAATGCCTCAAGAAAATGCAGACGGGCGCCCTCGGCATCGCCACTCAGGTGCAGCAACCAACCCCACTGGGCCTGCCAGCGCGCCAGTAAATAACGCTGCTGCGCTGCCGTGGGTTGCGGGGCAAACCGCGCCAACTGGTCGATGCACGCGGCGGCCTGTTCGAAGCGCCCGGCGAACAACAACGCGGCCGTCACCAGCCCCACCAGTTGCGCCGAACCGAGCATCAATTCATCGCCATGCTGCTCATGCAGGCGCAACAGCAAGACAGCATTCTGCTGGCGGAACAGGTCCTCGAAGCTGAAGTGCTGCAACAGGCTGACCGCCATTTCATATTCTTCGGCGAGCAGCGCCTGTTCGAAGGCGGCTTGCCAGTCCTGTTCGGCGCAAAACCATTGGCACGCGCGTCGATGCCAGGAGCGTTTGGCTGGCCAGGGTTCGTCGTGCATCAGTTGCGCCAGCGGTGGGAAAACCTGCAGCCAGTCGGTGTCTTCCCACGGCTGGATAAATGCGCCGAGCGCCTGCAAGTCCCGCAGGTACTGGCCACCGTCGCCCGCGCCGAAGAGGTGTTCGCACAGGCCGGTATTGAAGCGCGGCAGATGGGCCAGCACACGCCACGCCTCGGCCAGCTCCGGCGGCAGCGTGCTGAACAGTTCATGTTGCAGGTAGTCGAGCAATGTCTTGTCGGGATGACCATCGCCCAGCAAGGCGATGCGCACACCCGCGCACCAACCGGCGCTGAACTGCAGCACGCTGTCGACGGACTGAGCCGGCGCATGGCTGAGTAACGCCTGGATTTCCATCGAGCTAAAGGCCAATTCGGCGCCACACTCCAGCAATTCATCGTCGAGCAGCAGCCGCGGCCAGTTGCACGCCGGACGCCGTCGAGCGCCCAGCCACCACGTCAGGGCCGGGCTGCTGACGGTGAGCAGACGGTCGAGCAAGGCATCGGTGCCGGGGTTGGGCAAGCGGCAAAAATCATCGAGGAACAGCCACGCCGGCGCCTGCCAACGGCTGAGCTCCAGCAGCAATGTGGGTTCGTCGGTAAACGTCAGGCCCAGGTTTTGCGCCAGGCGCTGGCAGAGATCGAGGGGGCTGAGAGCGGCGCCATTGAGCGGTAGCCAATACACCTGGCAACCCGCAGACGCCTGCAACGCGCATTCGGCGAGCAACGCACTCTTGCCGCTGCCGCCGGGGGCGCACAACAACTTGACGCGCACCGGCGCCGCCAGCAACGGCGCGGCCAGGCGCGGGCGCAGCAAGTGATGGGCGGACAGCCTTGGCATGAATCCAGGACGGTCCAGGCAGCGTGTCATGGCAGTCATTGCTGCATCCTGCGTTTTTATTGTTATGCAACCTGATGCGTACCCTAGTCCTGTGGCGGGGGGTTGTTGAAGAAGTATTCAGCAGGGTGATTGAAGGCCATGCACAGAAGTGGGAGGGGGCTTGCCCCCGATGGCGGTGTATCAGTCAACCAATCCAGTAACTGATACTCCCTCATCGGGGCATAGCTATCTACACAACTCTTAAAGGCTGACACATCACTCTGTGGTGAGCGGGCTTGCCCCGCGCTGGGCTGCGCAGCAGCCCCAATAAGGTCACCGCAGAGTGCCAGAATCAGTCGAGGTGAACGTTTTAGGGGCCGCTTCGCAGCCCAGCGCGGGGCAAGCCCGCTCACCACAGAAGCCTGATTGCCATAGATTCCGTATTCACTGGAAGTTGTGTAGATACCCATGCTCATCGGGGGCAAGCCCCCTCTCACATGTTGACTGCGCTTCGATCCAAGATCAGCGTACGCCGTCCGCCCTCAACGCTGCCGGGGTGTAGTCCGCTGCCTTGGCGGCGAAGCCGAACACGAAGCTGCTCTTCTCTTCGTTCTTCATACCCAGCGCAAGATAGCGCCCGGCGATCAGGTCGTAGAGGGTTTCGACGGTATAGGCCGGCACCTGGTGGTCATAGTAGAACTGCGCATGGCCTTCGGCGACGCGCCACAGTTGGCCGCGACCGTCGTAGTGATCCACCAGCGCGACTTGCCAGCTGTCTTCGTCGATGTACATGTGGCGCTTGGCGTAGATGTGCCGTTCACTCGGCTTGACCGTGCCGACCACTTCCCACACGCGGTGCAGTTCGTAGCGGGTCAGGTCCTGGTTGATGTGGCCGGCCTTGATGATGTCGTCGTACTTGAGGCTCGGCGAGTCGAGCTTGTAGCTGTTGTAGGGGATGTACATCTCTTTCTTGCCCACCAGCTTCCAGTCGTAGCGGTCGGGAGCGCCGGAGAACATGTCGAAGTTGTCGGTGGTGCGCAGGCCGTCGGACGCAGTGCCCGGTCCGTCATAGGACACTTGCGGCGCACGGCGCACGCGACGCTGGCCGGCGTTGTAGATCCACGCCAGGCGAGGCTCCTTCACCTGATCGAGGGTTTCGTGCACCAGCAGCACGTTGCCGGCCAGGCGCGCCGGGGCGGTGACCGATTGCTTGAAATAGCTCAGCACGTTGGCCGCCTTGGCCGCGTCGATATCCGGGATCGCTTGGGGCACCGCCACTTCTTCTTCGAAGCGGATCGACGTGTAGCTGCCGTTGGTCTGCGGGGTGGCCTGGGTGATGATGCGGCGCAGGTTGCCGCCGTGATAACGGGTGATGTGGTTCCACAGCACTTCCACGCCATTCTTCGGAATCGGGAACGCGTAGTAGCGGTTGCCGGTGAAGTTTTCCAGGCCGTTGCCGTCGTTGATCGCCTTGACGTTGAGCGCGCTGCGCTTGATCGATTCGTAAATGTCCGCTGGCAGGTTGACCGTACGATGGGTTGGGTACACCGGGATCTTGTACGTCTCGGGGTAGCGCTTGAACATCGCCACTTGGCCGTCGGAGAGTTTGTCTTTGTACTTGTCGACGGTGGCGGCGGTGATCACAAACAGCGGTTTTTCACTGGCGAACGGGTCGGCCAGAAAGCCTTTGCTGTCCACCGCGCCGGCGTTTTTCGGGATGCCGCCGGTCCAGGCCGGGATCGAGCCGTCGGCATTGCCAGCTTTTTCGGCGCCGACTGGCGTGAGGGTGGTGCCCAGCTTGGCCGCTTCTTCCGGCGATACGGCTGCCATCACGTGGGCGGCCAACAAACTCAGGGCCAACACTGCAATTGTCTTACGCATAGGTTCTTGTCCTTCTTTAAGCCAAATCAGAAGTTCACGCCGAAGCTGAGGGCGAGGAAGTCGCGGTCGGTCAGGGTGTTGTAGTCGCCACCAAAGAAGTCGGTGTAGCTGAGGCTGGCGGTGTAGGTGCTGCGGTAGTCCGCATCCACGCCGACGCTGATGGCCTTGGCGCCTTTGTTGAAGATCCCGTTGGGGCCGTAGCCGGCGACGTCATGGGACCAGGACAGGTTGGGCTTGAGGTTCACCCCGAAGATGGCGTTGTTGTAGTCGAGGATCGCCCGCGCGCGGTAGCCCCAGGAGGTGGAGGTGACAAAACCGTCGGTGTCACCCTGGAAACCGTAGGCGCCGTAGACCGAATCACGGCCGTAACGCAGTTTGGATTTGTCCTCCAGGCCCGCCACGTGCACGACGGCCGCCTCGCCCACCAGGGTCAGGCGTTCGGCGCCGAGGACCTGGTCGAAGAACTGGGTCATGGTGCTTTGGATCTGAGTGATTTCCTTGCGGCGGTAGCCCTTGTTGTCGTCACCGAAGTTGCTGCGGATGGGTGAAGCGAGTTGGCCGGCGATCGGATTGATCAAAGCCAATGTCAAGTCGGTGGTGTTCAACTGCACCGGGGCATTGGGCCGGTAGCTGATTTCCCCGGTCCACGCGGTGCCGGTGGGCAAGGTGGTGGAGAAGCTCGCGCCGAACAGGCGGATGTCTTCCGGGTAGTCGAGATAGTACTGGCCACGGCCGAGCATGGTGCTCTGGGCCAGGGCCTGCCCGAAACCTCCCGCGGCGGCGGCGATGCCACCGATGGTTTGCGCCGTGGTGTTGTTGGTGATGGTGCCCACGGTGGGTGTGCGGCTGTGGTAATTCATGAAGTACAAACCGTACTCGGTGTCGTCACCCAGCCAACGCAAAGCCGCCCCAAACTGACCGGAATCCCGAGCATCACGGTCGCCGGCACGCTGTACCACCACACCCTCGCGAGTCACCACAAAACCCTGGCCGCGGTCCGCTGCAATCGACTGCAGCGGCGCGATCCCAGGGCTGGCTACGGTGTAGTTACCGGTGCAACCATCTGCCGCCACATCCCCACCAAAGAACGTGCCGCAGTTGTCCAGCACGGTTTGGTCCCATTCCAACTGATAGAACCCTTCCACAGTCAGTTGGTTGGTCAGGCTCTGGGACGCAAACAGCATGTTCACCGGGATCAGGCCTTCCTTGATCTCGGCACCGGGCCGGCGGAACGCCGACACGTCAATCGGGTTGATGCTGTTGATGGAGTTGCCGATGAAGGTACTTTCGCCCCAACTGACCACCTGCTTGCCTGCGCGCACGGTGCCCGGCAGGTCGCCCAGTGAGTAGTTGTGGTAGACGAAGGCATCGAGGATCTGCGCGCCGCTGGACTTGGCGCCTTCCTTGCGGTTGTGGTCGCTGATCTGCTTGAACTCGCGGTCTTCGTCCTTGAGTTCGAAGTCGTACCAATACTTGCCACGCACGAACACACCGGTGTTGCCGTACTTGAGTTCCAGGTCGTGCAGGCCCTTGAAGATTTTCGAAAAGGTCTCGCCCTTCTTGAAGTTGAGTCGCCCGTCATCCCCCGTGGAAGCCTGGCCTGTGCCGCCATTGACGGTACCGACCAGGCTCTTGTCGGCATCGCG
The genomic region above belongs to Pseudomonas sp. S35 and contains:
- a CDS encoding LuxR C-terminal-related transcriptional regulator; the encoded protein is MTAMTRCLDRPGFMPRLSAHHLLRPRLAAPLLAAPVRVKLLCAPGGSGKSALLAECALQASAGCQVYWLPLNGAALSPLDLCQRLAQNLGLTFTDEPTLLLELSRWQAPAWLFLDDFCRLPNPGTDALLDRLLTVSSPALTWWLGARRRPACNWPRLLLDDELLECGAELAFSSMEIQALLSHAPAQSVDSVLQFSAGWCAGVRIALLGDGHPDKTLLDYLQHELFSTLPPELAEAWRVLAHLPRFNTGLCEHLFGAGDGGQYLRDLQALGAFIQPWEDTDWLQVFPPLAQLMHDEPWPAKRSWHRRACQWFCAEQDWQAAFEQALLAEEYEMAVSLLQHFSFEDLFRQQNAVLLLRLHEQHGDELMLGSAQLVGLVTAALLFAGRFEQAAACIDQLARFAPQPTAAQQRYLLARWQAQWGWLLHLSGDAEGARLHFLEALQALPDSAWTSRLMCLSGLTQQALLRGELDVAQGLSRDALCLARAHGSLLLEALLELDHAQLLEQRGAPYRAQSLLETVQAMLLQQRLKAGPLVGRIALRRGHLALRQGQDSLAAECFETGLKMCLHSQDKRVLYGFLGLALLAANRGDYAQAFIQLREAERLMQQRQVPDTVYRAVLLLVSGHFWLQQGRAELTVEAVRRVLRHFRGPQAKQAPPATLELIPRLEYLLVLAQVKLGCAEQPLERLSALLETTHQRGMLCLETELHLVLGEVAWQLGDAALARRSLQSGLELAGRCQVQQAIRELRLRSPGLLSELGLEPQACPSGVVENPLSQRELEVLQLIALGSSNLEIADRLFISLHTVKTHARRIHSKLGVERRTQAVAKAKTLGLMV
- a CDS encoding DUF1329 domain-containing protein, with amino-acid sequence MRKTIAVLALSLLAAHVMAAVSPEEAAKLGTTLTPVGAEKAGNADGSIPAWTGGIPKNAGAVDSKGFLADPFASEKPLFVITAATVDKYKDKLSDGQVAMFKRYPETYKIPVYPTHRTVNLPADIYESIKRSALNVKAINDGNGLENFTGNRYYAFPIPKNGVEVLWNHITRYHGGNLRRIITQATPQTNGSYTSIRFEEEVAVPQAIPDIDAAKAANVLSYFKQSVTAPARLAGNVLLVHETLDQVKEPRLAWIYNAGQRRVRRAPQVSYDGPGTASDGLRTTDNFDMFSGAPDRYDWKLVGKKEMYIPYNSYKLDSPSLKYDDIIKAGHINQDLTRYELHRVWEVVGTVKPSERHIYAKRHMYIDEDSWQVALVDHYDGRGQLWRVAEGHAQFYYDHQVPAYTVETLYDLIAGRYLALGMKNEEKSSFVFGFAAKAADYTPAALRADGVR
- a CDS encoding DUF1302 domain-containing protein, with product MTKTTMRAIFTPQALAAAVALGCCAQAQAVSFNIGEIEGQFDSSLSVGSSWGMRDADKSLVGTVNGGTGQASTGDDGRLNFKKGETFSKIFKGLHDLELKYGNTGVFVRGKYWYDFELKDEDREFKQISDHNRKEGAKSSGAQILDAFVYHNYSLGDLPGTVRAGKQVVSWGESTFIGNSINSINPIDVSAFRRPGAEIKEGLIPVNMLFASQSLTNQLTVEGFYQLEWDQTVLDNCGTFFGGDVAADGCTGNYTVASPGIAPLQSIAADRGQGFVVTREGVVVQRAGDRDARDSGQFGAALRWLGDDTEYGLYFMNYHSRTPTVGTITNNTTAQTIGGIAAAAGGFGQALAQSTMLGRGQYYLDYPEDIRLFGASFSTTLPTGTAWTGEISYRPNAPVQLNTTDLTLALINPIAGQLASPIRSNFGDDNKGYRRKEITQIQSTMTQFFDQVLGAERLTLVGEAAVVHVAGLEDKSKLRYGRDSVYGAYGFQGDTDGFVTSTSWGYRARAILDYNNAIFGVNLKPNLSWSHDVAGYGPNGIFNKGAKAISVGVDADYRSTYTASLSYTDFFGGDYNTLTDRDFLALSFGVNF